The following proteins are co-located in the Triticum aestivum cultivar Chinese Spring chromosome 1A, IWGSC CS RefSeq v2.1, whole genome shotgun sequence genome:
- the LOC123060688 gene encoding disease resistance protein RGA2, which yields MPIGEAVLSAFMQALFEKVIATAFGELKLPQDVAEELEKLSSSLSTIQAHVEDAEERQLKDKAARSWLAKLKDVAYEMDDLLDDYAAEALRSKLEGPSRDNHLSKVRSCFCCFWFNTCLFNHKILQDIKKVEEKLNRLVQEREIIGPNMISATDRKELKERPQTSSIIDDSSVFGREEDKETIVKMLLDQNNSNHANLSILPIVGMGGLGKTTLTQLVYNDTRIKEHFQLRVWLCVSENFDQMKLTKETIESVASEFESTISWVSSVTTNMNLLQEDLSKKLKGKRFLLVLDDVWNEDPEKWGTYRRALLTGGKGSRIVVTTRNKNVGKLMGGMTPYYLNQLSDNDCWSLFRSYAFVDGNSNAHPNLEMIGMEIVKKLKGLPLAAKAIGSLLCSQDTEDDWKNVLRSEIWELPSDKNNILPALRLSYNHLPAILKRCFAFCSVFHKDYVFEKDKLVQIWMALGFIQPQRRRRMEEIGSSYFDELLSRSFFQHHKGGYVMHDAMHDLAQSVSIHEYLRLDDLPNNSSSARSARHLSFSCENRSETSFEAFLGFKRARTLLLLSGYKSMTRSVPSDLFLKLRYLHVLDLNRRDITELPDSIGSLKMLRYLNLSGTGIAMLPSSIGRLFSLQILKLKNCHQLDCLPQSITNLVNLRWLEARTELVTGIARIGKLTCLQQLDEFVVRTDKGYKISELKEMKEIRGHICIKNIECVASIEEAIGAFLSEKAFISILDLIWSDNRHIASEEANQDKRILEVLRPHHELNELTVKAFAGSSFPNWFGSLSHLQTLHLSDCTKCSTLPALGELPQLKYLDIGGFPAIIQISQDFSGTNGVNGFPALKELVFEDMSNFKRWASVQDGEFLPSLTELVVVDCPKITEFPLLPSMLVKLKVSETGFTILPEVHIPNSQFPSSLECLQIHQCPNLTSLQEGLLSQQLLALQQLTITQCLDLIDLPVEGFRSLSALKSLHIYDCPRLAPSGQHSLLPSNLEDLRISSCSNLINPLLQELNQLSSLTHLTTADCASLQSFPVKLPATLQKLEILDCINLIYLPAGLEDASCLTTITILKCPLIPCLPGRLTGSLKELYIKECPFLLESCQENSGRDWCNIAHVPIIEISDDTNITNKSTRRRLS from the coding sequence ATGCCGATCGGAGAAGCTGTTCTGTCTGCCTTCATGCAGGCACTCTTCGAGAAAGTGATCGCTACCGCTTTTGGTGAGCTGAAATTACCTCAAGATGTAGCTGAGGAGCTGGAGAAACTATCCAGCAGTCTGTCAACCATCCAAGCTCACGTTGAAGATGCTGAGGAGCGGCAGCTGAAGGATAAGGCGGCACGAAGCTGGCTTGCCAAGCTCAAGGATGTTGCATATGAGATGGATGACTTGCTCGATGATTATGCAGCTGAGGCCCTTCGATCCAAACTAGAAGGCCCGTCCAGAGACAACCATTTGAGCAAGGTTAGAAGCTGTTTCTGTTGCTTTTGGTTCAACACCTGTTTATTCAACCACAAGATTCTGCAAGACATAAAGAAGGTGGAGGAGAAGCTCAATAGGCTTGTCCAGGAAAGAGAGATTATTGGTCCAAACATGATTAGTGCAACAGACAGGAAAGAGCTAAAAGAGAGGCCTCAGACAAGTTCAATAATCGATGACTCAAGTGTGTTTGGAAGAGAAGAAGATAAGGAGACCATTGTGAAGATGTTGCTTGATCAGAATAACTCCAACCATGCCAACCTTTCTATTCTTCCCATAGTGGGCATGGGTGGACTAGGGAAGACGACTCTAACACAGCTTGTGTACAATGATACAAGAATAAAGGAGCATTTCCAGTTAAGGGTCTGGCTGTgtgtttctgaaaattttgatcAGATGAAGCTTACCAAGGAAACCATTGAATCAGTTGCCAGCGAGTTTGAATCAACCATCAGTTGGGTCTCATCCGTCACGACCAACATGAACTTGCTCCAAGAAGACCTCTCAAAAAAGCTAAAAGGTAAAAGGTTTCTTCTAGTACTTGATGATGTATGGAATGAGGACCCTGAAAAGTGGGGTACATATCGCCGTGCTCTACTTACTGGAGGAAAGGGAAGCAGAATAGTAGTAACCACAAGGAACAAAAATGTGGGGAAACTAATGGGTGGGATGACTCCATACTATCTAAATCAGTTATCCGACAATGATTGCTGGTCTTTGTTCAGGAGCTATGCATTTGTGGATGGTAACTCCAATGCACACCCAAATTTGGAAATGATAGGCATGGAAATTGTGAAGAAGTTGAAAGGCTTACCACTGGCTGCAAAAGCAATAGGCAGCTTACTGTGTTCCCAGGATACTGAGGATGACTGGAAAAACGTATTAAGGAGTGAAATATGGGAACTGCCATCGGATAAGAACAATATATTACCAGCTCTGAGATTGAGTTACAATCATTTGCCTGCCATACTGAAGAGATGTTTTGCATTTTGCTCAGtctttcacaaagactatgtgtttGAGAAAGACAAATTGGTCCAGATATGGATGGCCCTTGGATTTATTCAGCCTCAGCGGAGGAGAAGAATGGAAGAGATTGGAAGTAGCTATTTTGATGAATTACTAAGCAGGTCCTTCTTCCAACATCACAAAGGTGGATATGTGATGCATGATGCTATGCATGACCTAGCACAGTCGGTCTCAATTCATGAATATCTCAGACTGGATGACCTTCCAAACAACAGCAGCTCTGCAAGAAGTGCCAGGCACCTCTCATTCTCTTGTGAAAATAGAAGTGAGACTTCATTTGAAGCCTTTCTTGGATTTAAAAGAGCACGGACACTTCTACTGCTAAGTGGATATAAATCAATGACAAGGTCTGTCCCCAGTGATCTGTTCCTCAAGTTAAGGTACCTCCATGTACTCGATTTGAACCGGCGAGACATTACTGAGTTGCCAGATTCTATTGGAAGCTTAAAAATGCTTCGGTATTTGAATCTCTCGGGCACTGGTATAGCAATGTTGCCTTCGTCAATTGGTAGACTCTTCAGCTTGCAAATACTTAAGTTGAAAAACTGCCATCAATTAGATTGTCTCCCACAAAGCATAACCAATCTTGTAAATCTTCGATGGCTAGAAGCAAGAACAGAGTTGGTCACGGGCATAGCCAGAATAGGTAAATTAACCTGTCTTCAACAGTTGGATGAATTTGTGGTCCGTACAGACAAAGGATATAAGATCAGTGAATTGAAGGAAATGAAGGAGATTAGAGGGCATATTTGTATTAAGAATATCGAGTGTGTGGCTAGCATAGAGGAAGCAATTGGAGCTTTTCTAAGCGAGAAGGCGTTCATCAGCATCCTAGACCTTATCTGGTCCGATAACAGGCACATAGCATCAGAAGAAGCAAATCAAGACAAAAGGATACTTGAGGTTCTCCGGCCACATCATGAACTGAACGAGCTAACTGTCAAGGCATTTGCAGGCTCCTCCTTCCCAAATTGGTTTGGTAGTCTTTCCCACTTGCAAACCCTCCACCTGTCTGATTGTACAAAATGTTCGACTCTACCAGCACTGGGAGAGCTGCCTCAACTCAAGTATTTAGATATTGGTGGTTTTCCGGCCATTATTCAAATCAGCCAAGATTTTTCAGGTACCAATGGAGTTAATGGGTTTCCAGCACTGAAAGAGCTCGTATTCGAAGACATGAGTAATTTCAAAAGGTGGGCTTCTGTACAAGATGGTGAATTTCTTCCATCCCTCACAGAACTTGTAGTGGTGGACTGCCCCAAAATAACAGAGTTCCCACTACTCCCATCAATGCTAGTGAAGCTCAAAGTTTCTGAAACGGGGTTCACTATTCTTCCAGAAGTCCATATTCCAAACTCCCAGTTTCCATCGTCGTTAGAATGCTTACAGATTCATCAGTGCCCAAATCTCACATCCTTACAAGAAGGACTGCTTAGCCAGCAATTATTGGCTCTCCAGCAGTTAACCATCACTCAATGTTTAGACCTAATTGACCTGCCAGTTGAAGGATTCAGATCCCTGTCTGCTCTTAAGAGTCTTCACATCTATGACTGCCCAAGGCTGGCACCATCAGGACAGCATAGCTTGCTGCCCTCCAACCTTGAAGACTTGCGCATCAGCTCATGCTCCAACCTTATCAACCCTCTTCTTCAAGAGCTTAATCAGCTCTCCTCGTTGACACATCTCACCACCGCTGATTGTGCTAGCCTTCAGTCTTTTCCAGTAAAGCTCCCTGCCACTCTGCAAAAACTGGAGATCCTCGATTGCATTAATCTGATCTACTTGCCTGCTGGTCTAGAAGATGCATCGTGCCTAACAACCATAACCATCTTGAAATGTCCTCTCATACCATGCTTGCCAGGGCGCCTTACAGGGtcattgaaagaactgtacatcaAAGAATGCCCGTTTCTATTGGAGAGTTGCCAGGAAAACAGTGGAAGAGATTGGTGTAATATTGCTCATGTACCAATCATTGAGATCAGTGATGATACCAACATAACCAACAAGAGCACACGAAGAAGATTATCATGA